In one window of Haloimpatiens sp. FM7315 DNA:
- a CDS encoding lipopolysaccharide biosynthesis protein gives MLKKEIEYIKNKKTVSAGIGYTIGNILIMGISFLTIPIFTRILSTSDYGLYNTFMAYASICSILIGFGLHTSIKAANIEFDKRIDEYVSNIIILSMLLLVVFFAIVITCGGIVSNYFGYSQLLLIVLLLQSEAGAIISIYNNRLSLDYSYKKYLIVSFFTSVGSIVLSLIFIFIIFKNERYVGRILGGAIPSIISALIIIYLLFSKKKPTIKKDQIGFALKYSAPIVPHGLSQILLSQFDRIMIQRMIGSAQAGIYSFSYSIATIPQIIASSLDTVWGPWFFEQYKEQKIELIKKRSSQYVMLFSIITVGIMAVSPEIIHIMASKDYWESVYLVIPIVLSTYFIFLYYLPAQIEYYEKKTVNIAIGTMGAATLNIALNYIFIPKYGYIAAAYTTLFSYICNFVFHIIAAKKIAGVLPFAGSKILVQIITVCASAILIYFAIESIILRLLIVASASILLLVSDKTNIKVLMKVGKGDNE, from the coding sequence ATGCTTAAAAAAGAAATTGAATACATTAAGAATAAGAAAACAGTATCTGCTGGTATAGGATATACCATTGGCAATATTCTAATAATGGGAATATCCTTTCTTACAATCCCAATATTTACACGAATATTATCAACATCTGATTATGGTCTATACAATACATTTATGGCCTATGCGAGTATTTGTAGCATATTGATCGGATTTGGGCTTCATACCAGTATAAAAGCGGCTAACATAGAGTTTGACAAGAGAATTGATGAATATGTATCTAATATAATTATTTTAAGTATGCTTCTGCTTGTGGTGTTTTTTGCAATTGTCATTACTTGCGGAGGGATAGTATCTAATTATTTTGGTTATAGCCAGTTATTGCTTATTGTTCTGTTGCTTCAAAGTGAGGCGGGAGCAATTATTTCTATATATAATAATAGACTAAGTCTGGATTATTCATACAAGAAATATCTTATAGTTTCATTTTTTACTTCAGTTGGATCAATTGTGCTATCTTTAATATTTATTTTTATTATTTTTAAAAACGAAAGGTATGTAGGAAGAATATTAGGTGGAGCAATTCCAAGTATTATATCTGCACTAATAATAATATACTTGTTATTCTCGAAGAAAAAACCAACAATAAAAAAAGATCAGATAGGTTTTGCCTTAAAGTATAGTGCTCCAATAGTACCGCATGGTCTTTCTCAAATATTATTGTCACAGTTTGATAGGATTATGATACAGCGTATGATAGGTAGTGCCCAAGCAGGCATCTATAGCTTTTCATATAGTATTGCAACCATACCACAAATTATTGCATCCTCACTTGATACTGTTTGGGGGCCTTGGTTTTTTGAACAGTATAAAGAGCAAAAAATTGAACTCATAAAGAAGCGTTCTTCCCAGTATGTTATGTTATTTTCAATAATAACAGTTGGTATTATGGCAGTATCCCCTGAGATAATTCATATTATGGCTTCAAAAGATTACTGGGAATCGGTATACTTGGTTATTCCTATAGTTTTATCGACGTATTTTATATTTTTGTATTATTTGCCAGCTCAGATTGAGTATTACGAGAAAAAAACTGTAAATATTGCGATAGGTACTATGGGTGCCGCTACATTAAATATAGCACTCAATTATATCTTCATACCTAAATATGGATATATAGCTGCGGCGTATACCACGCTATTTTCGTATATATGTAATTTTGTATTTCACATAATTGCGGCTAAAAAGATAGCTGGGGTATTACCGTTTGCTGGAAGTAAGATTTTGGTGCAGATAATAACAGTTTGTGCGAGCGCTATCCTTATTTATTTTGCAATCGAGTCAATTATACTTAGATTACTAATAGTAGCTAGTGCGTCAATTCTATTGTTAGTTTCGGATAAAACAAATATTAAAGTGTTGATGAAAGTAGGAAAAGGAGATAATGAGTAA
- a CDS encoding glycosyltransferase family 4 protein, whose protein sequence is MKKILIYVDSMNPSGGIERVIANLSNQWINHFDITLLVKDDKNSFYPLDKKVKYCTINCPLKINFTSRFLRGYGFLKSIIQSQYKLKIYLKKEKPDYIYTSNIINSLEILMQSREYSKKLVISEHGSFYGYNSVYTRLKKYIYPRAYKLSVPTKMDTGIYTKCGYPAVYIPHLSTFTGANEQSKLKNKIVLNVGRLTSDKQQLKLLQLWKKILENNSTFDWKLQIVGKGEEEENLKNYVINNHMSNNVEFIRPTENIHEYFKNASIFAFTSRNEGFGMVLLEAMSFGVPCISFDCPSGPRDLITDENGFLIENNNADKFVEKLELLIENYELRKNKGQKAYEMANNWDNEAIVKAWVDLFRGEV, encoded by the coding sequence ATGAAAAAAATATTAATTTATGTTGATTCAATGAATCCTAGTGGAGGAATTGAAAGAGTAATAGCAAATTTATCAAATCAATGGATTAATCATTTTGATATAACTTTACTTGTAAAAGATGATAAAAATAGCTTTTATCCACTGGATAAAAAGGTTAAGTACTGTACGATTAATTGTCCTTTAAAAATTAATTTTACAAGTAGATTTTTAAGAGGATATGGTTTTTTAAAAAGTATTATTCAATCTCAGTATAAACTTAAAATATATCTTAAGAAAGAGAAGCCAGATTATATTTATACTTCAAATATAATAAATTCTTTAGAAATTTTAATGCAAAGTAGGGAATATAGTAAAAAACTTGTTATTAGCGAACATGGGTCTTTTTATGGATATAATTCAGTTTACACGAGATTAAAAAAGTATATTTATCCAAGAGCATATAAACTTTCTGTTCCAACAAAAATGGATACTGGTATATATACAAAATGTGGATACCCTGCTGTGTATATTCCACATTTATCTACTTTTACAGGTGCCAATGAGCAAAGTAAACTTAAAAACAAAATTGTATTAAATGTTGGAAGATTGACATCAGATAAGCAACAACTGAAATTGCTACAGCTATGGAAGAAAATTTTAGAGAATAATAGTACCTTTGACTGGAAATTGCAGATTGTTGGCAAAGGTGAAGAAGAAGAAAATTTAAAAAACTATGTTATTAATAATCATATGAGTAATAATGTTGAATTTATTAGACCAACGGAAAATATACATGAATATTTTAAAAATGCCTCTATTTTTGCATTTACTTCAAGAAATGAAGGATTTGGAATGGTTCTTTTAGAGGCTATGTCTTTTGGAGTCCCATGCATATCATTTGATTGTCCAAGTGGACCGAGAGATTTAATTACAGATGAAAATGGATTTTTGATTGAAAATAATAATGCTGATAAATTTGTAGAAAAGCTTGAATTGCTAATTGAAAATTATGAACTAAGAAAAAACAAGGGGCAAAAGGCTTATGAGATGGCTAATAATTGGGATAATGAGGCTATTGTTAAAGCTTGGGTTGATTTGTTTAGAGGTGAAGTATAG
- the wzy gene encoding O-antigen polysaccharide polymerase Wzy, whose protein sequence is MLIMLLRQINLTETYGYLQRRTMESSETYYIDIGINKYVMYLSQWFLPSLYMLLISYSKKNKHRWVYLIIIAFCSLYLMTGSRYILLKVGLVIFLIQFIWIKPLNRRTTIKLLLIGLSAIVVLKAITYFRADTSAGISDLLSIISKLLDDNLICGTLWETGITFTSISNMIQKCPSVVPYFYGKSYIGSILCILPEFLRFGFFDKYTLTISSTFSPLYYNTNLFGYGSSFIAEAYYNFGYFVLPVMVLFGYAIARLENKLVKAKINCNAGLFLVLVYIFAELLYGIRNDLYSIPRTIVLYVGIPLLFAKLLNIIMRKKS, encoded by the coding sequence ATGCTTATAATGCTATTACGCCAAATAAATCTGACGGAAACATATGGCTACTTACAAAGGAGAACAATGGAAAGTTCTGAAACATACTATATTGATATTGGAATTAATAAATATGTGATGTATTTATCACAATGGTTTTTACCATCGCTATATATGTTACTAATATCCTATTCAAAGAAGAATAAACATAGATGGGTATATTTAATTATTATTGCGTTTTGTAGCTTATATCTTATGACAGGATCGAGATATATTTTATTAAAGGTTGGCTTGGTGATATTTTTGATTCAGTTTATTTGGATTAAGCCATTGAATAGAAGAACAACAATTAAACTGTTATTGATTGGATTGAGTGCTATAGTGGTATTAAAGGCTATTACATATTTTAGAGCTGATACATCAGCAGGTATCTCTGATTTATTATCAATTATATCAAAACTATTGGATGATAATTTAATATGTGGAACTCTGTGGGAAACAGGAATTACTTTTACAAGCATAAGCAACATGATACAAAAGTGTCCATCTGTTGTACCATATTTTTATGGGAAATCATATATTGGATCCATTCTATGTATTCTACCAGAATTTCTCAGGTTCGGATTTTTTGATAAGTATACCTTGACTATTAGTTCAACCTTTTCCCCATTATACTATAATACGAATTTATTTGGTTACGGATCTTCGTTTATCGCTGAAGCCTATTACAATTTTGGATATTTTGTTTTGCCTGTCATGGTACTATTTGGGTATGCCATAGCAAGACTTGAAAATAAGTTGGTTAAAGCCAAGATAAATTGTAACGCAGGATTATTTTTGGTATTAGTTTATATATTTGCTGAATTGCTGTATGGTATAAGAAATGATTTGTATTCCATACCAAGAACTATTGTATTATATGTTGGGATACCATTATTATTTGCCAAATTGTTAAATATTATTATGAGAAAGAAAAGCTAA
- a CDS encoding NAD-dependent epimerase/dehydratase family protein: MKLLEKELYKNDIKYITSLDLPWNKIENKTILISGASGMIGSCMIDALMSKNINIKVIALGRNEKKQKKDLMNTGIRITLLLCNVI, translated from the coding sequence ATGAAACTTTTGGAAAAAGAATTATATAAAAATGATATTAAATATATAACAAGTTTGGATTTGCCTTGGAATAAAATTGAGAATAAAACAATATTAATTTCTGGGGCAAGTGGTATGATAGGTAGTTGCATGATTGATGCACTCATGAGTAAGAATATCAATATTAAAGTAATAGCACTTGGACGTAATGAAAAAAAGCAAAAGAAAGATTTAATGAATACTGGAATTCGAATAACTTTACTTTTGTGCAATGTGATATAA
- a CDS encoding DapH/DapD/GlmU-related protein, with translation MKNQYSLSETISTAYALICTKLFYKGARLIRRPFYCRGKSRLQFAEGFTTGHNCRFDLLGEDDDNSKKLIIGKNCKLGDNVHIVANEKVIIGDNCLMASKIFISDTSHGDYSNTEMDSSPNIPPDDRPFYMKPVVIGNNVWIGENVCILLGVTIGNGCIVGANSVVNRNVPDNCIVAGVPARLIKKWDEKSLTWRKI, from the coding sequence ATGAAAAATCAATATTCGTTATCAGAAACTATATCAACAGCATATGCTTTGATCTGTACGAAATTATTTTATAAAGGTGCCAGATTAATTAGAAGACCTTTTTATTGTCGAGGTAAATCTCGCTTGCAATTTGCTGAAGGATTTACTACAGGGCATAATTGCAGGTTTGATTTGCTTGGTGAAGACGATGACAATTCAAAGAAACTTATTATAGGTAAAAACTGCAAACTTGGAGACAATGTTCACATTGTAGCAAATGAAAAAGTCATAATAGGAGATAACTGTTTGATGGCTTCTAAGATATTTATAAGTGATACAAGTCATGGAGATTACTCTAATACAGAAATGGATTCATCACCAAATATTCCACCAGATGATAGACCATTTTATATGAAGCCTGTGGTTATAGGAAACAATGTTTGGATTGGTGAAAATGTTTGTATTTTGTTAGGTGTAACTATTGGAAATGGATGTATTGTCGGTGCTAATTCTGTAGTTAACAGAAATGTACCAGATAACTGTATAGTTGCTGGGGTACCAGCAAGATTGATTAAGAAGTGGGATGAGAAGAGTTTAACTTGGAGGAAAATTTAG
- a CDS encoding CDP-glycerol glycerophosphotransferase family protein has translation MWRVNMVKVILNRLKSAMINISVGILNLFIHRDKKILLFGAWMGSKFADNSRFWFQYLHENKCKYGIKKLIWVTRNEKVYTEMLEMGYEVYMMKSFKSLYWHLKAGVHVVCNMYAQTGKYPGDILGELSIGAIKIQLWHGVGIKASAKTTNDSKNYERSMSIKRRILRYINGLYVYSHFVLYPGGWDRAYYLTTSPENTRVMKACYGIYDKLVIESNYPREINDFILMKKEIEVINTLRGKFRHVILYLPTFRDGRDSYSNYVHPLSMPGLLEYLACNNCVWIEKEHSASTYNETNNYSSNVYKLESDFDINTIYQYVNLLITDYSSASSDCVFRWVKTLYFVPDFEEFKNKDRGFVSEYEKYCPGYIVKKPDELVQYIDKAFNENFFDEQMTKRYKETIRLLFDNKKCDLDNISRDIFTSIGVWEKS, from the coding sequence TTGTGGAGGGTTAATATGGTTAAAGTTATTTTAAATAGGTTAAAGAGTGCGATGATAAACATCTCTGTGGGTATTTTAAATTTGTTTATACATAGAGATAAAAAAATCCTTTTGTTTGGAGCATGGATGGGAAGTAAATTTGCAGACAACTCACGCTTCTGGTTTCAATACCTTCATGAAAATAAATGCAAATATGGAATAAAAAAGCTTATATGGGTGACTCGGAATGAAAAAGTGTATACTGAAATGCTTGAAATGGGTTATGAAGTGTATATGATGAAAAGTTTTAAAAGCTTATATTGGCATTTAAAAGCTGGAGTACATGTCGTATGCAATATGTATGCTCAGACTGGTAAATATCCTGGCGACATACTTGGTGAACTTTCAATTGGAGCAATAAAAATTCAATTATGGCATGGAGTAGGAATTAAAGCAAGTGCAAAAACAACTAATGATTCTAAGAACTATGAACGTTCTATGAGTATTAAACGTCGAATTTTAAGATATATTAATGGATTATATGTATACTCTCATTTTGTTTTGTATCCTGGTGGCTGGGATAGGGCATATTATCTGACAACAAGTCCTGAAAATACTAGAGTCATGAAGGCATGTTATGGAATATATGACAAATTAGTTATTGAGTCGAATTATCCAAGAGAGATTAATGATTTCATATTAATGAAAAAAGAAATTGAGGTTATTAATACATTGAGGGGGAAATTCAGACATGTAATACTTTATTTACCTACATTTAGAGATGGTCGTGATAGTTATAGTAATTATGTACATCCATTATCTATGCCAGGATTACTTGAATATTTAGCGTGTAATAATTGTGTTTGGATTGAAAAGGAACATAGTGCTTCAACTTACAATGAAACCAATAATTACAGTTCAAATGTTTATAAATTAGAGAGTGATTTTGATATAAATACAATATACCAATATGTGAATTTGTTAATAACCGATTACTCATCTGCTTCATCTGATTGCGTATTTAGATGGGTTAAAACATTGTATTTTGTTCCAGATTTTGAGGAGTTCAAAAATAAAGACCGTGGATTTGTTAGCGAATATGAAAAATATTGTCCTGGATATATTGTTAAAAAACCTGATGAACTAGTACAGTACATAGATAAAGCATTTAATGAAAACTTTTTTGATGAACAAATGACGAAGAGATATAAGGAAACAATAAGGTTACTTTTTGATAACAAAAAATGTGATTTAGATAACATATCAAGAGATATTTTTACTTCTATAGGAGTTTGGGAAAAATCATAA
- a CDS encoding glycoside hydrolase family 99-like domain-containing protein, with protein MNWNLSAKLTRQSLTTEDYDELCRAIINRKPTDDKAIPGMFVGWDNTPRRGARGRVCLNSTPEKFEYYLSKQIENAKNNYKKDMIFVFAWNEWAEGGYLEPDTRNEYDYLKAIKKAMDINNDKI; from the coding sequence ATGAATTGGAACTTATCGGCAAAGTTAACTAGACAGTCTCTTACAACGGAGGATTACGATGAACTTTGCAGAGCAATTATTAATCGTAAACCGACAGACGATAAAGCAATTCCAGGAATGTTTGTTGGTTGGGATAACACGCCACGACGTGGGGCAAGAGGAAGAGTATGTTTAAACTCTACACCAGAGAAATTTGAATACTATTTATCAAAACAAATTGAAAACGCAAAAAATAATTATAAGAAAGATATGATATTTGTTTTTGCTTGGAATGAATGGGCAGAAGGTGGATATTTAGAACCTGATACTAGAAATGAATATGATTATTTGAAGGCAATTAAGAAAGCGATGGATATTAATAATGATAAAATATGA
- a CDS encoding 2-C-methyl-D-erythritol 4-phosphate cytidylyltransferase, protein MNIAIIIAGGNGHRMHQDIPKQFINVYDKPVIIYTLEGFQKHPEIDAIEVVCLDGWHDILKAYAKQFNITKLKWVISGGGTGQESIRNGVYNLEGKCAADDIVIIHDGIRPLVEDTVLSDVIVKCNIYGNAVTSLPYNEQIFRLKDEISTCEYIPRETLRRVSTPQAYKFEKLLWAYKKAFKEEIGIYGSSYTNTMMVDLGETLYFAAGSDKNIKLTTKDDLEMFKAYLKADKDNWLK, encoded by the coding sequence ATGAATATAGCAATTATAATTGCAGGTGGAAATGGACATAGAATGCATCAAGATATTCCAAAGCAATTTATTAACGTATACGATAAGCCAGTTATTATTTATACATTAGAAGGATTTCAAAAGCATCCTGAAATTGATGCAATAGAAGTTGTTTGTTTAGATGGATGGCATGATATTTTAAAAGCGTATGCAAAGCAGTTTAATATAACAAAATTAAAATGGGTAATTTCAGGTGGGGGTACTGGTCAAGAGTCAATTAGAAACGGAGTATATAATTTGGAAGGAAAATGTGCTGCTGATGATATAGTTATTATTCATGATGGAATTCGCCCACTAGTTGAGGATACTGTATTATCAGATGTTATAGTAAAATGCAATATATATGGTAATGCTGTAACATCGCTACCTTACAACGAACAAATTTTTAGATTAAAAGATGAAATTTCAACTTGTGAATATATACCTAGAGAAACGTTGAGAAGAGTATCGACTCCACAAGCATATAAGTTCGAAAAACTATTATGGGCATATAAAAAAGCTTTTAAAGAAGAAATCGGTATATATGGATCTTCTTATACTAACACTATGATGGTTGACCTTGGAGAAACTTTATACTTTGCTGCTGGTTCAGATAAAAATATTAAACTAACAACCAAAGATGATTTAGAAATGTTTAAAGCATATTTGAAGGCTGATAAAGATAATTGGTTGAAGTAG
- a CDS encoding glycosyltransferase family 2 protein has product MDGKVSVIIPAYNSAKTIISAIDSVMNQTYRNRIQEIIIVDDGSTDDTSKIVLKYCEQKSEIPICVIHKENGGVSSARNLGMENAKAEWLAFLDSDDEWLPDKIQHQLDILDANSNIDFLGVL; this is encoded by the coding sequence ATGGATGGAAAAGTATCTGTAATTATACCAGCATATAATAGTGCTAAAACTATTATTTCTGCTATTGATTCTGTAATGAATCAGACATATAGGAATAGAATTCAAGAAATTATTATTGTTGATGATGGTTCAACAGATGATACATCAAAAATAGTTTTAAAGTATTGTGAGCAAAAAAGTGAAATTCCAATTTGTGTTATACATAAGGAAAATGGGGGCGTTTCTTCAGCAAGAAATTTAGGTATGGAAAATGCAAAAGCAGAATGGTTAGCATTTTTAGATTCTGATGATGAATGGCTTCCAGATAAAATACAACACCAGTTAGATATTTTAGATGCTAATTCAAATATAGATTTTCTGGGGGTTCTTTAG
- a CDS encoding glycoside hydrolase family 99-like domain-containing protein, with protein sequence MKIITFYLPQFHSIPENDEWWGKGFTEWVNVKGAKPLFEGHEQPRIPINENYYNLLDDSTIKWQIELAKEHGVYGFCFYHYWFNGHLLLEKPMENFLNNQQLNFPYCICWANENWTNAWVADGNVKTLIQQKYGDKDDWKNHFEYLLPFFMDKNYIKADGKPLFVIYRPEICECLNEMLDYWNQLAIEAGLKGICFAYQQLSYYLEKNKDDSRFSYYIEYQPGYARYDVQNCKKTFYQILY encoded by the coding sequence ATGAAGATAATTACATTTTATTTACCACAGTTTCATTCAATTCCAGAGAATGATGAATGGTGGGGAAAAGGTTTCACAGAATGGGTTAATGTCAAAGGTGCTAAACCTTTATTTGAAGGTCATGAGCAACCACGCATTCCTATAAATGAAAATTATTATAATTTACTTGATGATAGTACAATTAAATGGCAAATTGAATTGGCAAAAGAACATGGCGTTTATGGATTTTGCTTTTATCACTATTGGTTTAATGGTCATCTTCTTCTTGAAAAGCCAATGGAAAATTTTCTTAATAACCAACAATTGAATTTTCCGTATTGTATTTGTTGGGCAAATGAAAACTGGACAAATGCTTGGGTGGCAGATGGAAATGTAAAAACTTTAATACAACAGAAATATGGTGATAAAGATGATTGGAAAAACCACTTTGAATATTTATTACCATTCTTTATGGACAAAAACTATATAAAAGCGGACGGTAAGCCACTTTTTGTTATATACAGACCAGAAATTTGCGAATGCTTGAATGAAATGTTGGATTATTGGAATCAACTGGCAATAGAGGCTGGTCTTAAGGGCATTTGCTTTGCGTATCAGCAATTGTCATATTACCTAGAAAAAAACAAAGATGATAGTAGATTTTCTTATTATATTGAATATCAACCGGGGTATGCTAGATACGATGTACAGAATTGTAAAAAGACTTTTTATCAAATTCTTTATTAA
- a CDS encoding NAD-dependent epimerase/dehydratase family protein, giving the protein MQCDINEPIKEIGNINFIVHAASNTHPRQYSLDPIGTVTTNIIGTNNLLNYAASHEVERFVFASSVEVYGENRGDTEKFNEDYCGYIDCNSLRAGYPESKRAGEALCQAFIKQKGLDIVIPRLSRTYGPTMLMSDSKAIAQFIKKGVSKEDIVLKSEGTQFYSYSYVVDAVTALLTILLKGECGEAYNIADDNSDIALKDLAKIIAEFVEKKVIFELPDETEAAGYSKATKAVLDSRKLQTLGWKAKYDIKNGLHRTIQILNDINL; this is encoded by the coding sequence GTGCAATGTGATATAAATGAACCAATTAAAGAGATTGGAAATATAAACTTTATTGTTCATGCCGCAAGTAATACCCATCCGAGACAATATTCATTAGACCCAATAGGTACAGTGACAACAAATATTATTGGTACTAATAACCTTTTGAATTATGCAGCAAGTCATGAAGTTGAAAGGTTTGTGTTTGCATCAAGTGTAGAAGTTTATGGTGAAAATCGTGGAGACACAGAGAAATTTAATGAAGATTATTGTGGATATATTGATTGTAATTCCCTTAGAGCAGGGTATCCTGAAAGTAAGAGAGCAGGAGAAGCACTTTGTCAGGCATTCATTAAGCAAAAAGGTTTAGATATTGTTATTCCAAGATTATCAAGGACTTATGGCCCAACAATGTTAATGTCTGATTCAAAGGCAATAGCTCAGTTTATCAAAAAAGGAGTATCTAAAGAAGATATAGTACTTAAAAGTGAAGGAACTCAATTTTATTCATATAGTTATGTAGTAGATGCAGTTACTGCACTTCTTACAATTCTTCTTAAAGGAGAATGTGGAGAAGCATATAATATTGCTGATGATAATTCTGATATAGCACTAAAAGATTTAGCTAAAATTATAGCTGAATTTGTAGAGAAAAAAGTAATATTTGAATTGCCAGATGAAACTGAAGCGGCAGGTTACTCGAAAGCTACGAAAGCAGTTCTTGATTCAAGAAAATTGCAAACATTAGGATGGAAAGCAAAGTATGATATAAAAAACGGATTACATAGAACAATTCAGATATTAAATGATATAAATTTATAG